The Hymenobacter sp. 5317J-9 genome has a window encoding:
- a CDS encoding nucleoside-diphosphate kinase: MATNRTFTMIKPDAVQDNHIGGILSMIEAGGFRIVELQKLTLTAERAGQFYAVHAERPFYNDLVKYMSSGPIVAAILEKDNAVADFRTLIGATNPANAEEGTIRKKYAKSIEANAVHGSDSDENAQIEGDFFFGSK, encoded by the coding sequence ATGGCCACCAACCGCACTTTCACGATGATTAAGCCCGACGCCGTCCAGGACAACCACATCGGTGGTATCCTGAGCATGATTGAGGCCGGCGGCTTCCGCATCGTGGAGCTTCAAAAGCTGACCCTCACCGCCGAGCGCGCCGGCCAGTTCTACGCCGTGCACGCCGAGCGTCCCTTCTACAACGACCTGGTGAAATACATGTCGAGTGGCCCCATCGTGGCCGCTATTCTGGAGAAAGACAACGCCGTGGCCGATTTCCGCACCCTCATCGGTGCCACCAACCCGGCCAACGCCGAGGAAGGCACCATCCGGAAAAAGTACGCCAAGAGCATCGAAGCCAACGCCGTGCACGGCTCAGACTCCGACGAAAACGCCCAGATTGAGGGCGACTTCTTCTTCGGCTCGAAGTAA
- a CDS encoding DHH family phosphoesterase, translating into MSSSILALQALLAQPKQVVITTHHKPDADALGSSLAWAGYLKQKGHHVTVVTPSDYPAFLNWMEGNDEVVVYDKRQNDRQVRDLVSRAEVICCLDFSCLGRINELGEYVRQASGVKVLVDHHQEPESFADIVFSTPTAAATAELIFEIIRDLGDQDLITKGIGEALYAGIMTDTGSFRHPSTSRNVHLIIAELLKVNVDLSKVHRLIYDSHSEIRLRFLGFVLKDKLVVNREFNTAYIAITQDELREYQSKTGDTEGLVNYALSIEGIKFAAVFIDRGVAVKISFRSVGTFSVSDFSRRHFDGGGHHNAAGGISYDTLDATVERFLGILPEYKEQLTGVPAAVAPPVA; encoded by the coding sequence ATGTCTAGTTCCATCCTCGCCCTGCAGGCGCTGCTCGCGCAGCCCAAGCAGGTTGTTATCACCACCCACCACAAGCCCGACGCCGACGCGCTGGGCTCGTCGCTGGCCTGGGCCGGTTACCTGAAGCAAAAGGGCCATCACGTGACCGTGGTCACGCCTTCCGACTACCCCGCTTTCCTCAACTGGATGGAAGGCAACGACGAAGTGGTGGTGTACGACAAGCGCCAGAACGACCGCCAGGTGCGCGACCTGGTGAGCCGCGCCGAAGTCATTTGCTGCCTCGATTTCAGCTGCCTGGGCCGCATCAACGAGCTCGGCGAGTACGTGCGCCAGGCCAGCGGGGTGAAGGTGCTGGTGGACCACCACCAGGAGCCCGAAAGCTTCGCCGACATTGTTTTTTCGACGCCCACGGCAGCGGCCACGGCCGAATTGATTTTCGAAATCATCCGCGACCTGGGCGACCAGGACCTCATCACCAAAGGCATCGGCGAGGCCCTCTACGCGGGCATTATGACCGATACGGGTTCGTTTCGCCACCCCAGCACCTCGCGCAATGTGCACCTCATCATTGCCGAGCTGCTGAAGGTGAACGTGGACCTCTCCAAGGTACACCGCCTCATTTACGACTCGCACTCCGAAATCCGCCTGCGCTTCCTGGGCTTCGTGCTGAAGGACAAGCTGGTGGTGAACCGCGAGTTCAACACGGCCTACATCGCCATCACGCAGGACGAACTGCGAGAGTACCAGAGCAAAACCGGCGATACCGAAGGCCTGGTGAACTACGCGCTGAGCATCGAAGGCATCAAGTTCGCGGCCGTGTTCATTGACCGTGGCGTGGCCGTCAAAATTTCTTTCCGCTCGGTGGGCACCTTCTCGGTGAGCGACTTTTCGCGCCGCCATTTCGACGGCGGCGGGCACCACAACGCCGCCGGTGGCATCAGCTACGACACGCTGGATGCAACCGTGGAGCGCTTCCTCGGCATCCTGCCTGAGTACAAGGAACAATTAACGGGTGTGCCCGCCGCCGTAGCGCCGCCGGTGGCGTAA
- a CDS encoding FKBP-type peptidyl-prolyl cis-trans isomerase: MRFSSRSARQLALAAGLLGFASLTACNKDGGDFAKTKSGIEYKIFKKVGNSYERREIGAEGDPTYKDRIGKFLLGHMRYTTGKDSVLQNTRRDVGMPVPLPLQELKQKGAPDEALSLLQPGDSGVFRFQVDSLIKPKSGQPVPPFLRRGGNVVLMYVATTGKLIDQAEAQAMQPELQKRAMAAQMKQRMASPEFKKQMEEQKAAQAKALATPEAVAQFKKDDAVLQDYIKKNNLTMQKTASGIYYQVLKPGTGAKPTNGQTVSVNYSGTLLSGKEFDSSAKAGKPIDFPIGQGAVIPGWDEGIALLNKGSRAILLIPSPLAYGTRGAGADIPANSPLKFEVELVDVQ; encoded by the coding sequence ATGCGTTTTTCCTCCCGCTCCGCGCGGCAGCTGGCCCTGGCGGCCGGCCTGCTGGGCTTCGCTTCCCTCACCGCCTGCAACAAAGACGGCGGTGACTTTGCCAAGACCAAGTCCGGCATCGAATACAAGATTTTCAAAAAAGTGGGCAACAGCTACGAGCGCCGCGAAATCGGCGCCGAAGGCGACCCCACCTACAAGGACCGCATCGGCAAATTCCTGCTCGGCCACATGCGCTACACCACCGGCAAAGACTCGGTGCTGCAAAACACCCGCCGCGACGTGGGCATGCCCGTGCCCCTGCCCCTGCAGGAGCTGAAGCAGAAAGGCGCCCCCGACGAGGCCCTGAGCCTGCTCCAGCCCGGCGACAGCGGCGTATTCCGCTTCCAAGTTGATTCGCTGATTAAGCCCAAGTCGGGCCAGCCCGTGCCGCCGTTCTTGCGCCGCGGGGGCAACGTGGTGCTGATGTATGTGGCCACCACGGGCAAGCTCATCGACCAGGCCGAGGCCCAGGCCATGCAGCCCGAACTGCAAAAGCGCGCCATGGCCGCTCAGATGAAGCAGCGCATGGCGTCGCCCGAGTTCAAGAAGCAGATGGAAGAGCAGAAAGCTGCTCAGGCCAAAGCCCTCGCCACGCCCGAAGCAGTGGCCCAGTTCAAGAAGGACGACGCCGTGCTACAGGACTACATCAAGAAAAACAACCTCACGATGCAGAAAACGGCCTCGGGCATCTACTACCAGGTGCTGAAGCCGGGCACGGGCGCCAAGCCCACCAACGGCCAGACCGTGAGCGTGAACTACAGCGGCACGCTGCTCAGCGGCAAGGAGTTCGACTCGTCGGCCAAAGCCGGCAAGCCGATTGACTTCCCCATCGGCCAGGGCGCCGTGATTCCGGGCTGGGACGAAGGCATTGCCCTGCTCAACAAGGGCAGCCGCGCCATTCTGCTTATTCCGTCGCCGCTGGCTTATGGCACGCGCGGCGCCGGCGCCGACATTCCCGCCAACTCGCCCCTCAAGTTTGAGGTGGAACTTGTTGACGTTCAATAA
- a CDS encoding FKBP-type peptidyl-prolyl cis-trans isomerase, whose amino-acid sequence MKNFLLRSRYWVLAAGLLLTAPAFWSCNSQSSFQKNLAERENTLKIIDEDTIQRYLQRNNLTSKATRTNSGLYLVSLVDGNGPAVTTGKQVTLKYVGRFLSNGAFPGSTGYPASPGNSNYPAGAIFDNSADNRTPCGCVVFTAGDPAIRPGFNEGMLLMRKGDRKLLLLPSRLAYGQLGSVGIPPDSALLFDVEILDVQ is encoded by the coding sequence ATGAAAAATTTTCTGCTCCGTTCGCGCTATTGGGTGCTGGCGGCCGGGCTGCTGCTGACGGCGCCGGCTTTCTGGTCGTGCAACTCCCAATCGTCGTTCCAAAAAAACCTGGCCGAACGCGAAAACACATTAAAAATCATCGACGAGGACACCATTCAGCGGTATCTGCAGCGCAACAACCTCACCAGCAAGGCCACCCGCACCAATTCGGGACTGTACCTGGTGAGCCTGGTGGACGGCAACGGCCCGGCCGTGACGACCGGCAAGCAGGTAACGCTCAAGTACGTGGGCCGCTTTCTGAGCAATGGCGCCTTCCCCGGCTCGACGGGCTATCCGGCTTCGCCGGGCAACTCCAACTACCCTGCCGGGGCCATTTTCGACAACTCGGCCGACAACCGCACGCCCTGCGGCTGCGTGGTGTTCACGGCCGGCGACCCGGCCATTCGCCCCGGCTTCAACGAAGGCATGCTGCTGATGCGCAAAGGCGACCGCAAGCTGCTGCTGCTGCCCTCGCGCCTAGCGTATGGCCAGCTGGGCTCCGTCGGCATCCCGCCAGACTCGGCGCTGCTGTTTGACGTAGAGATTCTTGACGTTCAATAA